In one window of Bemisia tabaci chromosome 6, PGI_BMITA_v3 DNA:
- the LOC109038314 gene encoding uncharacterized protein, which translates to MAPEPLDISEHELLFKASDISDHELLFKATNLSKLASIDLSQYLEAYMRNVRNLYNNSSAVKEMNFAEAAMVIQNSSIIFAKNVDSIWARAMNIRLALSANMNQKKNNDDEDNEDCDVGTGEEGAKQKEKAKKKKKRTFNVEEFQLLPFLNIDKNIDMKLDKKEDKLAKQSDKLVLPTSLRTKSG; encoded by the exons ATGGCACCAGAGCCACTGGATATCTCTGAGCATGAGTTGCTCTTCAAAGCATCGGATATCTCTGATCATGAGTTGCTCTTCAAAGCAACCAATTTATCCAAACTGGCCTCCATAGATTTGTCTCAG TACCTGGAGGCATACATGAGGAATGTTAGAAATCTCTACAATAACTCCTCAGCGGTAAAAGAAATGAATTTTGCTGAAGCTGCGATGGTGATTCAGAATTCATCGATTATCTTTGCCAAGAATGTCGACTCAATTTGGGCAAGAGCTATGAACATACGGCTTGCTTTATCTGCTAATATGAA ccagaaaaaaaataacgatGATGAAGACAATGAAGATTGTGATGTTGGAACTGGCGAAGAAGGTGctaagcaaaaagaaaaagctaagaagaagaaaaagagaacgTTTAATGTTGAAGAATTTCAACTCCTTCCTTTTCTCAATATTG ataaaaatattgatatgaaACTAGACAAGAAAGAGGATAAACTAGCAAAGCAATCAGATAAACTTGTCCTCCCCACCTCCTTGCGAACCAAAAGTGGTTAA